The following are encoded together in the Brassica napus cultivar Da-Ae chromosome A9, Da-Ae, whole genome shotgun sequence genome:
- the LOC106428843 gene encoding transcription factor TCP20-like encodes MDPKNPNPHQVPNFLIPPPQPRDASDDNKEVKDFQIVVASDKEPNNNGKKQLAPKRSSNKDRHTKVEGRGRRIRMPALCAARIFQLTRELGHKSDGETIQWLLQQAEPSLIAATGSGTVPASALASAASAVVSNQGGSLTAGLMISHHDLDCGGGRPSWVEGGGEASRLWPNGAGGVMSEGAGYRIGFPGFDFPGGAMSFASIFGAGGGGNGNHMLGLELGLSQEGNVGVLNQQIYQQMAQAQAQGRVLHHTLHHNPGHEDHQQESCGRDESQGSF; translated from the coding sequence ATGGATCCCAAGAACCCAAATCCACACCAAGTACCAAACTTCTTGATCCCACCACCACAACCGAGAGATGCTTCCGATGACAACAAAGAAGTTAAGGATTTTCAGATCGTGGTCGCTTCCGACAAAGAACCGAACAACAACGGTAAGAAGCAGCTTGCCCCCAAGAGAAGCTCAAACAAAGACAGACACACCAAAGTGGAAGGTCGCGGTCGGAGAATCAGGATGCCTGCTCTCTGCGCGGCAAGGATTTTTCAACTGACCAGAGAATTGGGTCACAAATCAGACGGTGAAACCATCCAGTGGCTGCTTCAACAAGCTGAACCGTCGCTTATCGCAGCCACCGGTTCAGGAACTGTACCGGCCTCTGCTTTAGCCTCAGCTGCTTCTGCTGTAGTCTCTAACCAAGGTGGGTCTCTCACTGCTGGTTTGATGATCAGTCATCATGACTTAGACTGTGGAGGTGGTAGACCAAGTTGGGtagaaggaggaggagaagcttcTCGGTTATGGCCAAATGGAGCTGGTGGGGTAATGAGTGAAGGAGCTGGTTACAGAATTGGGTTTCCCGGGTTTGATTTTCCTGGTGGAGCTATGAGTTTTGCTTCCATTTTTGGTGCTGGTGGTGGTGGTAATGGTAATCATATGCTTGGACTTGAGTTAGGGTTGTCTCAGGAAGGGAATGTTGGGGTCTTGAATCAACAGATTTATCAACAGATGGCTCAAGCTCAGGCTCAGGGTAGGGTTCTTCACCATACTCTTCATCATAATCCAGGACATGAAGATCATCAGCAAGAGAGCTGTGGGAGAGATGAATCTCAAGGCTCATTTTGA
- the LOC106428874 gene encoding probable metal-nicotianamine transporter YSL6, translating into MGTEIPTSPEISEALLLPEPNKTAATVILDQDEHVPEWKEQITIRGLVVSALLGTLFCIITHKLNLTVGIIPSLNVAAGLLGFFFVKSWTGFLSKLGFTVKPFTKQENTVIQTCVVACYGLAFSGGFGSYLIAMDEKTYKLIGADYPGNHAEDVINPGLWWMIGFLFVVSFLGLFSLVPLRKVMVLDYKLTYPSGTATAMLINSFHTNSGAELAANQVKCLGKYLSLSLVWSCFKWFFSGVGDACGFDNFPTLGLTLFKNTFYFDFSPTYVGCGLICPHIVNCSVLLGAIISWGFLWPFVSQHAGDWYPADLGSNDFKGLYGYKVFIAIAIILGDGLYNLVKIIAVTVKELCSNSSRHLNLPVVTNVVDDEASEILLVKKKRDEVFLKDRIPLGFAVSGYVGLAAISTATIPLIFPPLKWYFVLCSYFIAPALAFCNSYGTGLTDWSLASTYGKIGLFIIASVVGTDGGVIAGLAACGVMMSIVSTAADLMQDFKTGYLTLSSAKSMFVSQLVGTAMGCIIAPVTFYLFWSAFDIGDPNGPYKAPYAVIFREMAILGIEGFAELPKHCLALCYGFFVAALIVNLLRDITPPKISQFIPIPMAMAVPFYIGAYFAIDMFVGTVILFVWERINRKDADDYAGAVASGLICGDGIWTIPSAILSILRINPPICMYFKPALAS; encoded by the exons ATGGGGACGGAGATCCCAACGTCGCCGGAGATATCCGAGGCCTTGCTGTTACCGGAGCCTAACAAGACCGCGGCGACGGTGATTCTAGATCAAGACGAGCACGTGCCGGAGTGGAAGGAGCAGATAACGATCCGCGGATTAGTCGTTAGCGCGCTGCTGGGGACGTTGTTCTGCATCATCACTCACAAGCTGAATCTCACTGTAGGCATCATCCCTTCGCTTAACGTCGCCGCCGGTTTGCTCGGGTTCTTCTTCGTCAAATCGTGGACCGGTTTCTTGTCGAAGCTCGGATTCACGGTTAAGCCGTTCACCAAGCAGGAGAACACGGTGATTCAGACTTGCGTCGTCGCGTGCTACGGCCTCGCCTTTAGCG gaGGATTTGGATCGTATTTGATTGCTATGGATGAGAAGACGTACAAGCTCATTGGTGCTGACTATCCTGGGAATCACGCGGAGGATGTTATCAATCCAGGGCTGTGGTGGATGATTGGCTTTTTGTTTGTTGTCAGCTTCTTGGGGCTCTTTAGTCTCGTTCCCTTACGCAAG gtGATGGTTTTGGACTACAAGCTTACATATCCCAGTGGGACCGCTACAGCTATGCTGATTAACAGTTTCCACACCAACAGTGGAGCTGAGCTTGCAGc GAACCAGGTCAAATGTCTTGGAAAATACCTGAGCCTTAGCTTGGTTTGGAGTTGTTTCAAGTGGTTCTTCAGTGGCGTTGGAGATGCTTGTGGGTTCGATAACTTCCCCACCCTTGGTTTGACACTATTCAAGAACAC GTTTTACTTCGACTTCAGTCCGACATATGTTGGGTGTGGTCTTATATGCCCCCATATAGTGAACTGTTCGGTTCTTCTTGGTGCGATCATCTCTTGGGGGTTTCTGTGGCCATTTGTATCACAGCATGCTGGTGATTGGTATCCAGCTGATCTTGGATCCAACGATTTCAAAGGTCTCTATGGATATAAG GTCTTTATTGCCATTGCCATTATCCTTGGAGACGGTCTCTACAATCTTGTCAAGATCATTGCTGTCACTGTGAAGGAATTATGCAGCAATAGCTCTAGACACCTCAATCTACCCGTTGTTACCAACGTTGTAG ATGACGAAGCCTCTGAGATACTGTTggtaaagaagaagagagatgaaGTGTTTTTGAAGGACCGGATCCCTCTTGGATTTGCGGTTTCTGGCTATGTGGGTCTTGCAGCCATCTCAACCGCAACAATCCCTTTGATATTTCCACCTTTGAAATGGTACTTTGTCCTGTGTTCTTACTTCATTGCACCTGCTTTGGCCTTCTGCAACTCTTACGGAACCGGGCTCACGGACTGGAGTCTAGCGTCAACCTACGGGAAGATCGGTCTTTTCATAATCGCCTCCGTAGTGGGAACTGATGGTGGTGTCATTGCCGGTTTAGCTGCATGTGGTGTTATGATGTCAATCGTCTCTACAGCAGCTGATCTAATGCAAGACTTCAAAACAGGGTACCTCACTTTATCATCAGCAAAATCCATGTTCGTAAGCCAGCTCGTGGGAACTGCAATGGGCTGCATTATCGCTCCCGTCACGTTTTATCTGTTCTGGTCTGCTTTCGACATTGGAGACCCCAACGGTCCGTACAAAGCACCTTACGCAGTGATCTTCCGTGAGATGGCTATTCTCGGTATCGAGGGGTTCGCAGAGCTGCCTAAGCACTGTCTGGCTCTTTGCTACGGGTTTTTCGTTGCGGCTCTGATAGTGAATCTCTTGAGGGACATTACACCGCCTAAGATCTCTCAGTTTATCCCTATCCCAATGGCGATGGCTGTCCCGTTCTACATTGGAGCTTACTTCGCCATCGACATGTTCGTTGGGACTGTGATACTGTTCGTGTGGGAACGGATCAACAGGAAAGATGCAGACGACTATGCGGGTGCAGTAGCATCAGGTCTGATCTGTGGAGATGGGATATGGACAATTCCATCTGCAATCCTATCGATCTTGAGGATCAATCCGCCCATCTGTATGTACTTTAAACCGGCTTTGGCAAGTTAA
- the LOC125577685 gene encoding uncharacterized protein LOC125577685 gives MSDWGPVFVALYVLLTPGLLIQIPGRNRMVEFGTFQTSGVSVIVHTLVYFTLVCTLLLALQIHMYIA, from the coding sequence ATGTCTGATTGGGGACCCGTTTTTGTTGCTCTATACGTGTTGCTAACTCCAGGCCTGCTGATTCAGATTCCGGGAAGGAACCGAATGGTTGAGTTTGGAACATTTCAAACAAGTGGTGTTTCGGTTATTGTTCACACCCTCGTCTACTTCACTCTTGTTTGTACTCTCTTGCTCGCTCTCCAAATTCACATGTACATCGCCTAA